A genomic segment from Rhodohalobacter sp. SW132 encodes:
- a CDS encoding helix-turn-helix domain-containing protein codes for MLVSEIGKQIKERRDTLGITQPDLAEMSGISVNTLYKIETGQANPTLKVLNKIADILGMELTLTVKKPEL; via the coding sequence ATGTTGGTTTCTGAGATTGGTAAACAGATAAAAGAGCGAAGGGACACACTGGGGATTACGCAACCCGATCTTGCTGAGATGTCAGGAATCAGTGTGAATACTCTTTACAAAATTGAAACCGGTCAGGCCAACCCAACCTTAAAGGTGTTAAATAAAATAGCCGATATCCTGGGAATGGAGTTAACCCTGACCGTTAAGAAGCCTGAGCTGTAA
- a CDS encoding HipA N-terminal domain-containing protein, producing MKSANVYRNGERVGVLIRHERNSYEFEYDDQWFNNPEKPAVSLTMPKSKKTYKADHLFPFFYNLLSEGVNRKLQSRQLKIDEKNYFDLLLETAQTDTIGAITLKSKNK from the coding sequence ATGAAGTCAGCCAATGTTTATAGAAATGGTGAACGTGTTGGAGTTCTTATCCGGCATGAAAGAAATTCGTATGAGTTCGAATACGATGATCAATGGTTCAACAATCCGGAGAAACCGGCTGTCAGTTTAACCATGCCCAAAAGCAAGAAAACCTATAAGGCCGATCATCTGTTCCCTTTTTTCTATAATCTTTTATCGGAAGGGGTGAACCGGAAACTTCAGTCGAGGCAATTGAAAATTGATGAGAAGAATTACTTTGATTTACTCTTGGAAACGGCTCAAACAGATACTATAGGCGCAATCACATTGAAATCAAAGAATAAATAG
- a CDS encoding type II toxin-antitoxin system HipA family toxin, whose product MSLPNIKYCPGTLAEGFDTFSPTCLKRVFNGKKVSHILPYDPPDMSEEDAEKFQQNRKRLSISGVQEKVSLLLEKNTLRLTEEGEQGTYILKPIPRDLRKVDQVPANEHLTMQIARQVFDIHTAENALIFFKNGDPAYITKRFDVAEDGKKIGKEDFATLAGKTAETAGPNFKYEYSYEEMAELVQKYIPAAMVELEKLFSLILFNYLICNGDAHLKNYGVIETKQGDYILSPAYDLINTSLHVDDTAMALDEGLFKDDFTTESFEANAFYAYDDFYEFGLKIGLVESRMVKILNHFRSHQENVQSLTKRSFLNEEMKRAYMDSYLNKLKALNYSMEGRV is encoded by the coding sequence TTGAGTTTACCCAATATTAAATATTGCCCCGGAACTCTGGCAGAAGGATTTGATACATTCAGCCCCACCTGTTTAAAACGGGTGTTTAACGGCAAGAAAGTCAGTCACATTCTTCCTTATGATCCGCCGGATATGAGTGAAGAGGATGCCGAAAAGTTTCAGCAGAACCGAAAGCGGCTTTCTATCTCCGGTGTACAGGAGAAGGTGTCTTTATTGCTTGAAAAAAACACGCTTCGTCTAACGGAAGAGGGTGAGCAGGGAACCTACATTCTGAAACCCATTCCAAGAGATTTGCGGAAAGTGGACCAGGTACCTGCCAATGAACATCTGACGATGCAGATAGCCAGGCAGGTATTTGATATTCACACCGCAGAAAATGCCCTGATCTTTTTTAAGAACGGCGATCCCGCCTACATTACAAAACGGTTTGATGTGGCCGAGGATGGAAAAAAGATTGGTAAAGAAGATTTTGCTACTCTTGCAGGGAAAACAGCTGAGACGGCCGGGCCGAATTTCAAATATGAATACAGCTACGAGGAGATGGCAGAGCTCGTTCAGAAATACATCCCGGCAGCCATGGTGGAACTGGAAAAGCTTTTTTCCCTGATTCTGTTTAACTACCTGATCTGCAACGGGGATGCTCATCTGAAAAACTATGGGGTGATTGAAACGAAACAGGGAGATTATATACTGAGCCCTGCATACGATTTGATCAATACCAGCCTGCACGTAGATGACACTGCGATGGCGTTGGATGAAGGTCTTTTTAAGGACGACTTCACCACAGAAAGTTTTGAAGCCAATGCGTTCTATGCATACGATGACTTCTATGAGTTCGGCTTGAAAATCGGATTGGTAGAATCTCGAATGGTAAAGATTCTGAATCATTTCAGGTCACACCAAGAAAATGTTCAATCATTAACAAAGCGCAGTTTTCTTAATGAGGAAATGAAGAGAGCCTACATGGATTCATACCTGAATAAACTGAAGGCGCTAAATTACTCGATGGAAGGGAGGGTTTGA
- a CDS encoding AAA family ATPase has protein sequence MNRLIAGQPLDSSRMEQMHVASNWIRFGLNFHIYKRGAIPSSFEVFYTEGEKWELLKQELEQENEWDPNDRVEIVEANNLTMDLCHYLLHVKSGITIYNTDIKNSVEIFFDSGSDQEVVKNLKEKLIAIRKKKSRFRIGYLMQIGMSLDVKFQEFKPYDEDLTRFMGDELMSFRDAMLSNLKQDDKSGLYLLHGKPGTGKTSFIKSILSKINKEVIYISPAQTDNLTSPQLIGLLMDHPNSILIIEDAETVLMKRQGDNSNAVSNLLNLTDGFPADFMNLNIICTFNTRINDIDPALLRKGRLRGIHEFKKLPPESARDLADFLEVDIEIDSPLSIAEICNADVTLDTMTEAEVGFVNND, from the coding sequence ATGAATAGATTAATAGCAGGACAACCCCTGGATTCCAGCAGAATGGAGCAGATGCATGTGGCATCCAACTGGATCAGGTTTGGATTAAATTTTCACATTTATAAACGAGGGGCAATTCCAAGTTCATTTGAAGTTTTCTATACAGAAGGGGAAAAATGGGAGCTATTGAAGCAGGAACTTGAACAAGAAAACGAATGGGATCCGAATGATAGAGTTGAAATTGTGGAAGCCAATAATCTAACAATGGATCTATGCCATTACCTGCTACATGTAAAATCGGGTATTACGATTTATAATACTGACATTAAAAATTCAGTGGAAATCTTTTTTGACAGTGGCTCGGATCAGGAAGTAGTGAAAAACCTCAAGGAAAAACTTATAGCGATCCGTAAAAAGAAGTCCAGGTTCAGAATTGGATACCTGATGCAGATAGGGATGTCGCTCGATGTTAAGTTCCAGGAATTCAAACCCTATGACGAAGATTTGACCCGTTTTATGGGAGATGAGTTGATGTCGTTTCGTGATGCGATGCTCTCAAATTTGAAGCAGGATGACAAGAGCGGACTCTACCTATTGCATGGAAAACCGGGGACCGGTAAAACGTCCTTTATCAAGTCCATTTTAAGCAAGATTAATAAGGAGGTCATTTACATTTCGCCGGCTCAGACCGATAATCTTACCTCCCCGCAACTGATCGGCTTGCTGATGGACCATCCCAACTCTATTCTCATCATTGAAGATGCTGAAACGGTGCTGATGAAACGTCAAGGCGATAATTCCAACGCCGTATCCAATCTGCTGAACCTGACCGACGGATTTCCGGCCGATTTTATGAATCTGAACATTATCTGCACCTTTAATACCCGGATTAACGACATCGATCCGGCACTGCTCAGGAAGGGGAGGCTGAGAGGGATTCATGAATTTAAGAAGCTACCACCAGAGAGTGCACGCGATCTGGCCGACTTCCTTGAGGTAGATATTGAGATCGACTCACCGCTAAGCATCGCTGAAATCTGTAATGCGGATGTGACTTTGGATACGATGACGGAAGCAGAAGTTGGTTTTGTGAATAACGATTAA
- a CDS encoding T9SS type A sorting domain-containing protein translates to MKHTLFSILIFLFSTTQLIAQFAGGTGTEAAPYQIETVEQLQEIANHLDKHFIQIVDIDAGVTQTWNEGKGFLPIGDDLIPFSGSYNGRDHQIVNLHIDNEDNRIGLFGSLEDGVVENINLIDVDITGGSYTGSLVGWNENGIIKNSMTSGTIRGSVGVGGLVGHNFFGGEIISTQSNVVVYGYDNVGGLVGNNWANLFNSYSNGEVHIENQLGSGSAGGLVGNNTVLIHSSFSGSTVDGQEGVGGLSGKNSGSIKQSYSTGLVNGVQDVGGYVGSNGGDIESSYWNSENTGQSVGVGRGYKDGVTGLTTEQMTGKSAEQNMPDLTFGGTWGSIPEDYPKLLWSIPYFSIVNSSSNAPITEGQLFEIDIQVKNIGGVTDSQAVSLIDEGGETLDIFENLSLESEQIKTISLQWQTNEGDEGQYSFSIVSDYDQQAIDFVVSILPATVELIAPEDKQSEVTIVPTFEWAEAERAIRYQIQISSDSEFGTILHERTNLDDLVYDVSDSLKYMTTYYWRVRGSHDSGSGDWSNVRSFTTTNIETPEVVNLEIPIDQATNVSVEPKLIWNDSNRAETYHLQLTSHVNFEELLIDVESINNTDYKVSDELVYGTTYTWRVRAKNESGYSDWSESISFTTSLATSTDSDFIPISYVLKQNYPNPFNPTTQIQYSLPEQTHVAVNIYNTLGQRVASLVDQVKNPGIHEVSFDASGLSSGVYLYRIQTPSHSETRRMMLVK, encoded by the coding sequence ATGAAGCATACGCTATTCTCAATTTTAATATTTCTATTTTCAACAACTCAACTAATTGCACAATTTGCTGGGGGAACAGGTACTGAAGCAGCCCCCTACCAGATAGAAACTGTTGAACAGCTCCAAGAGATCGCGAACCATCTTGATAAACACTTTATTCAAATTGTTGATATTGATGCTGGTGTTACCCAAACCTGGAATGAAGGGAAAGGCTTCTTGCCAATTGGCGACGACTTAATTCCTTTTTCAGGGAGTTATAATGGTAGAGATCATCAAATTGTAAATTTACATATTGACAACGAAGATAATCGAATAGGATTATTTGGTTCTTTGGAAGATGGAGTTGTCGAAAACATTAATTTGATAGACGTAGATATAACTGGTGGTTCTTACACTGGTTCTTTAGTTGGATGGAATGAGAATGGTATTATTAAAAATTCAATGACATCAGGGACAATTAGGGGCAGTGTTGGAGTTGGCGGATTAGTTGGGCATAATTTTTTTGGTGGCGAAATTATTTCGACTCAATCAAATGTCGTTGTTTATGGCTATGATAACGTTGGCGGATTAGTTGGTAATAACTGGGCAAATCTATTTAATTCATATTCAAATGGAGAAGTACATATTGAAAACCAGTTGGGTAGTGGATCTGCGGGTGGTTTGGTTGGTAATAATACGGTTTTAATTCATTCGTCGTTTTCCGGTTCAACGGTTGATGGACAAGAGGGAGTAGGCGGACTTTCAGGGAAAAATAGTGGGTCAATCAAACAATCATATTCTACAGGGCTTGTAAATGGGGTGCAGGATGTTGGTGGTTATGTAGGCTCTAACGGAGGTGATATAGAATCCAGCTATTGGAATTCTGAAAATACTGGACAATCCGTAGGAGTTGGCAGAGGATACAAAGATGGAGTAACTGGCTTAACAACTGAGCAAATGACAGGAAAATCAGCTGAACAAAATATGCCCGATTTAACGTTTGGTGGCACTTGGGGATCTATTCCGGAAGATTACCCAAAACTTCTTTGGTCGATTCCATATTTCAGTATTGTTAATTCTTCTTCAAACGCACCAATTACAGAAGGACAGCTTTTTGAGATAGATATACAGGTAAAAAATATCGGTGGTGTCACTGATAGCCAAGCTGTTTCTTTAATTGATGAAGGGGGAGAAACTCTGGATATCTTTGAAAACCTAAGCTTGGAGTCGGAGCAGATAAAAACTATCTCACTTCAATGGCAAACCAATGAAGGCGACGAGGGGCAATATTCGTTTTCAATTGTATCAGATTATGATCAACAAGCCATTGACTTTGTTGTAAGTATTCTACCAGCTACTGTGGAATTGATCGCGCCTGAAGACAAACAATCAGAGGTAACTATTGTTCCAACTTTTGAATGGGCAGAGGCTGAAAGAGCAATTAGATATCAGATACAAATTTCTAGTGATTCTGAATTCGGGACAATTTTACATGAAAGAACTAACTTAGATGATTTGGTGTATGATGTTTCTGATTCATTGAAATATATGACAACGTATTATTGGCGAGTCAGGGGAAGCCATGATTCCGGTTCAGGCGATTGGAGTAATGTGAGGTCTTTTACAACAACAAACATAGAAACACCTGAAGTTGTAAACTTAGAAATACCGATAGACCAAGCAACTAATGTTTCTGTTGAACCAAAGCTCATTTGGAATGATTCTAATAGAGCTGAAACTTACCATCTACAACTTACTTCACACGTCAATTTTGAAGAACTCTTGATCGACGTGGAATCCATTAATAATACAGATTATAAGGTATCCGATGAACTCGTGTACGGAACGACTTATACATGGAGGGTTAGAGCGAAAAATGAAAGTGGTTATAGTGATTGGTCAGAATCTATCAGCTTCACAACAAGTTTAGCAACTTCTACTGACTCTGATTTTATTCCAATCTCGTATGTGCTAAAACAAAACTATCCAAACCCATTCAATCCAACCACTCAAATTCAGTATTCACTGCCTGAACAAACTCACGTGGCAGTTAATATATACAATACGTTGGGCCAACGGGTAGCATCTTTGGTGGATCAAGTTAAAAATCCCGGAATACATGAAGTCAGTTTTGATGCGTCTGGTCTTTCAAGTGGTGTTTATTTATATAGAATTCAAACCCCATCACATAGCGAGACAAGACGAATGATGCTCGTTAAATAG
- a CDS encoding DUF5655 domain-containing protein, producing MKLFRIKEGTLKKIQQDPFKLEKDIQELVEQNTETLFSLEFVKSEFSVDSFRLDTLCFDPETKSFTIVEYKKDKNFSVIDQGYTYLSLLLNNKAEFILEYNETTGQTLKRGDVDWSQSRVIFISPRFTNYQKHSVNFKDVPFELWEIHKYQNGTIGLTKHESDSDVRIDSTSSDKSDSVMKSVSKEVKVYDEEYHLSKNKNRPPEIEELYFKIRDRILDLGDDIETKYLAQTIQFKLEKSFVDLIIYNSGVIAIINLKKGELDDPRNETKDLSEKGHWGNGDYKFKFTPGDELEYGIYLIKQAYESKSKSELG from the coding sequence ATGAAGCTTTTCAGGATTAAGGAGGGCACTCTAAAAAAAATTCAGCAAGACCCGTTCAAGCTCGAAAAAGATATTCAGGAGCTGGTAGAGCAGAATACAGAAACCTTGTTTAGTCTCGAATTTGTGAAATCTGAGTTTAGTGTTGACAGCTTTCGCCTGGATACTCTCTGTTTTGATCCGGAAACGAAGTCTTTTACGATAGTTGAATACAAAAAAGATAAAAACTTCTCCGTTATTGATCAGGGATACACTTATCTCTCGTTGCTGCTCAATAATAAAGCTGAGTTTATTCTTGAATATAATGAGACAACCGGTCAGACTTTAAAACGAGGGGATGTAGATTGGTCTCAGTCACGGGTGATCTTTATATCTCCGCGGTTTACAAACTATCAGAAGCATTCCGTAAATTTTAAAGATGTTCCGTTTGAACTATGGGAGATTCACAAGTACCAAAATGGCACGATCGGCCTTACAAAGCATGAGTCTGATTCCGATGTGCGAATTGACAGCACATCTTCAGACAAATCGGACTCCGTGATGAAGTCTGTGTCCAAAGAAGTGAAGGTGTATGATGAAGAGTATCACCTGTCAAAAAATAAAAACCGTCCCCCTGAAATCGAAGAGCTTTACTTCAAGATAAGAGATCGAATATTAGATCTGGGTGATGATATTGAGACCAAATACCTTGCTCAAACAATTCAGTTTAAACTGGAAAAATCTTTTGTTGATCTGATTATCTACAATTCCGGTGTGATCGCCATAATCAATTTGAAAAAAGGTGAGCTGGATGATCCCCGCAACGAAACCAAAGATTTGAGCGAAAAAGGCCATTGGGGAAATGGAGATTATAAATTTAAATTTACACCGGGTGACGAGTTAGAGTATGGTATATATCTAATTAAGCAAGCGTATGAGAGCAAATCCAAAAGTGAATTGGGGTAG
- a CDS encoding HNH endonuclease gives MKKSAAEAINKYLSHCKQSQWVYEEAYKFEFANYLNGNVEWESQSDSEILEILKQSQKIRYTGNVPGIQFILRSAREKMSEYIGIEDIRNFRQIYKGASIDQVDWNDRNTSYPGISSWLGSLFPDRFYPVPVTDFRESILYLFDTGKSRFPKVGLPYIIACQSYFEETEQELRKYPLEELFISEHNRFYKENPDLKISLKRKFDNIDWVWAVQDFHLFVYREVLGLYKDRTSEDDIQDEHSDEIVEGKSVTAIHKRYERNSSLVKRVKERRLKDDPFLQCEVCGFSFMETYGDIGKGFIEAHHLNPLSERDGEQVTNKKEIALVCSNCHNMLHKGDPVFELTDLKKKMAGNSKQNYKDLDN, from the coding sequence ATGAAAAAATCAGCTGCTGAGGCCATTAATAAATACTTATCTCACTGTAAACAATCGCAATGGGTTTACGAAGAGGCATATAAATTTGAATTCGCCAACTACTTAAACGGAAATGTAGAATGGGAAAGTCAGTCTGACTCTGAAATACTTGAGATTCTAAAGCAATCTCAAAAGATAAGATATACAGGAAATGTGCCCGGTATACAGTTCATTCTTAGAAGTGCCCGTGAAAAAATGAGTGAATATATTGGAATTGAAGATATCAGAAATTTCAGGCAGATTTACAAAGGGGCAAGTATTGATCAGGTTGATTGGAATGATCGCAATACATCCTACCCGGGAATATCATCTTGGCTGGGTTCCTTATTCCCTGATAGATTTTATCCGGTACCTGTTACTGATTTTAGAGAATCAATTTTGTATTTATTTGATACTGGTAAAAGCAGGTTTCCAAAAGTTGGGCTACCATATATTATTGCCTGCCAATCGTATTTTGAGGAAACGGAACAAGAGCTCAGGAAATATCCACTTGAGGAGTTATTCATATCTGAGCATAACAGGTTTTATAAAGAAAACCCTGATCTCAAAATTTCTCTAAAAAGAAAATTTGATAACATTGACTGGGTATGGGCAGTTCAGGATTTCCACCTTTTTGTATATCGTGAGGTGCTTGGTTTATATAAAGATCGAACTTCGGAAGATGATATTCAGGATGAACATTCCGACGAGATAGTTGAAGGAAAGAGTGTAACAGCAATCCATAAGCGGTATGAAAGAAATAGTTCATTGGTCAAAAGGGTAAAAGAGCGCCGTTTGAAGGATGACCCTTTTTTGCAATGTGAGGTGTGTGGATTCTCATTTATGGAAACCTATGGGGATATTGGAAAAGGTTTTATTGAAGCTCATCATCTGAATCCATTAAGTGAGAGAGATGGAGAGCAGGTGACCAATAAAAAAGAGATTGCGTTGGTTTGCAGCAACTGTCACAATATGCTGCACAAAGGAGATCCAGTTTTTGAACTGACAGACTTGAAGAAAAAAATGGCTGGAAACAGTAAGCAGAACTATAAAGATTTAGATAACTAA
- a CDS encoding type I restriction-modification system subunit M, with translation MPIKKSDLYASIWKSCDQLRGGMDASQYKDYVLTILFIKYVSDKYSGRDDALLIIPDGSSFDDMVALKGKADIGDRINKEIIAPIAEANDLKGVIDQTDFNDDEKLGSGKDKVNRLSNLIGIFQDANLDFGGNHAGDDDLLGDAYEYLMRNFATESGKSKGQFYTPAEVSRILAKVIGVENADSPALTAYDPTAGSGSLILKVADEAPVDITIYGQEMDVATTALAKMNMVLHNRPEAVHDIMRGNTLADPKFTDSGSLKRFDFVVANPPFSFKSWTNGLDPENDPYNRFEGFGIPPSKNGDYAFLLHIVKSLKSTGTAAVILPHGVLFRGNAEGRIRENLIERGYIKGIIGLPANLFYGTGIPACILVLDKEQAGSRDGIFMIDGSEGYLKDGNKNRLRERDIHKIVDLFREQKETAGFSRFVPNEEIRANEYNLNIPRYIDSSTEEDIQDIEGHLKGGIPERDVEGMNRFWEVYPGIKDALFEPLRDGYLQLKVEKDAINESVFAHPEFSRYSTELSELFEGWKSAHYESIKTIDADTRPKEFIAEIAEDLLDRYRGKALIDPYDIYQHLMNYWFDTLRDDVYMIVEDGWTATLEPVRNSKGKIKKGEFTCELIPKELVIDRYFSDQKAHIEELKQQQEEALQMMEESEQEHAVEGGLLEEAMSDSGNVTKGNLTSRMKEIKDDREYFAEYATMKHYKKCYDLERKAKKMVKEAEKKLDKQVIENYPQLTEDEVKTLVVDDKWLPTIKGQIDDEVEAISRSLTQRVNELAGRYDKAVVEIDEEVNELENRVQSHLEAMGVEWS, from the coding sequence ATGCCAATAAAAAAGTCAGACCTTTACGCATCTATCTGGAAATCGTGCGATCAGCTGCGCGGGGGGATGGATGCCTCGCAGTACAAGGATTATGTGCTCACCATTTTGTTTATCAAGTATGTGTCGGATAAGTATTCCGGGAGGGATGATGCACTGCTGATTATTCCGGATGGCTCTTCGTTTGACGATATGGTGGCGCTGAAGGGAAAGGCCGATATCGGGGACCGGATTAACAAGGAGATTATTGCGCCGATTGCCGAGGCGAACGACCTGAAGGGGGTGATTGACCAGACCGATTTTAACGACGATGAGAAGCTGGGAAGCGGTAAGGATAAGGTAAACCGGCTCAGCAACCTGATTGGAATTTTCCAGGATGCCAACCTCGATTTTGGCGGCAACCACGCAGGGGACGATGATCTACTGGGCGATGCCTATGAATACCTAATGAGAAACTTTGCCACGGAATCGGGCAAGAGCAAGGGACAGTTTTATACGCCGGCTGAGGTGTCGCGTATTTTGGCGAAGGTGATTGGTGTGGAGAATGCCGACAGCCCAGCGCTAACCGCATATGACCCCACAGCGGGATCGGGATCGCTGATTTTGAAAGTGGCCGATGAAGCCCCGGTGGATATTACGATTTACGGGCAGGAGATGGATGTGGCGACCACGGCCCTGGCGAAGATGAATATGGTGCTGCACAATCGTCCGGAGGCCGTACACGATATCATGCGTGGTAATACACTGGCCGATCCCAAGTTTACCGACAGCGGATCTCTCAAACGCTTCGATTTTGTGGTAGCAAATCCGCCGTTTTCCTTTAAATCGTGGACCAACGGACTCGATCCGGAGAATGATCCTTACAATCGCTTTGAAGGTTTCGGGATACCGCCGTCCAAGAACGGAGATTATGCGTTTCTGCTGCATATCGTGAAATCGCTGAAGAGTACCGGAACCGCGGCAGTGATTCTGCCTCATGGCGTGCTCTTCCGGGGCAATGCTGAGGGGCGCATCCGCGAGAACCTGATCGAGCGCGGCTACATTAAAGGAATAATTGGTCTGCCGGCCAACTTGTTTTACGGAACGGGTATTCCGGCGTGTATCCTGGTGCTGGATAAGGAGCAGGCCGGGTCGCGCGATGGAATCTTTATGATCGATGGCAGCGAGGGTTACCTCAAGGATGGTAATAAGAACCGGCTTCGGGAGCGGGATATCCACAAGATTGTGGATCTGTTCCGTGAGCAGAAGGAAACAGCAGGTTTCTCCCGTTTTGTGCCGAATGAAGAGATCCGCGCCAACGAGTACAACCTCAACATCCCCCGGTATATCGATAGCAGCACCGAGGAGGATATCCAGGATATTGAAGGCCATCTGAAGGGTGGTATTCCCGAGCGGGATGTGGAAGGCATGAACCGCTTCTGGGAGGTCTATCCCGGAATAAAAGATGCGCTGTTTGAGCCGCTCCGTGACGGCTACCTGCAGTTGAAGGTGGAGAAGGATGCCATCAACGAGTCGGTATTTGCTCACCCGGAGTTTAGCAGGTACAGCACGGAGCTTTCGGAGCTGTTTGAGGGTTGGAAGTCAGCTCATTACGAATCCATTAAAACCATTGACGCCGATACCCGTCCCAAAGAGTTTATTGCAGAGATCGCCGAAGACCTGCTGGACCGCTACCGGGGCAAGGCGCTGATCGATCCCTATGATATTTACCAGCACCTGATGAACTATTGGTTTGATACCCTGCGCGATGATGTGTACATGATTGTGGAGGATGGCTGGACGGCCACGCTGGAGCCGGTTCGCAACAGCAAAGGCAAGATCAAGAAAGGAGAATTTACCTGCGAGCTGATTCCCAAAGAGCTGGTGATTGACCGCTACTTTTCAGATCAAAAAGCGCATATTGAGGAGTTGAAACAACAGCAGGAAGAAGCTTTGCAGATGATGGAAGAGTCGGAGCAGGAACACGCCGTGGAGGGCGGGCTGCTGGAGGAGGCGATGAGCGACTCAGGCAATGTGACCAAAGGAAATCTCACCTCGCGTATGAAAGAGATTAAGGACGATCGTGAGTATTTCGCTGAGTATGCCACCATGAAGCACTATAAAAAGTGTTACGACCTGGAGCGAAAAGCCAAAAAAATGGTGAAGGAAGCTGAGAAAAAGCTGGACAAGCAGGTGATTGAGAATTACCCACAGCTCACGGAAGACGAAGTAAAAACCCTGGTGGTGGACGATAAATGGCTGCCCACCATAAAAGGACAAATTGACGACGAAGTGGAGGCGATTTCCCGTAGTCTCACTCAGCGAGTCAACGAGCTGGCCGGCAGGTATGATAAAGCCGTGGTAGAGATTGATGAAGAAGTGAACGAGCTGGAAAACCGTGTACAGTCTCACCTGGAAGCGATGGGGGTTGAATGGAGTTAA
- a CDS encoding restriction endonuclease subunit S yields MELIAEKMKGVKQTEIGLIPKDWEVKVIDQLTYRVGDGIHATPNYDESGSYYFINGNNLSKGKIFVNENTKKVSEDEFEIHKRDLSDSTILLSINGTIGNVAFYRNEPVLLGKSAAYLNVSPNAKKEYLFYQLQTEYVQEYFYNNLTGTTIKNLGLGAIRSTPIPLPPTLAEQQAIASALSDVDELIRSLDGLIQKKQAIKKGTMQQLLTGKKRLPGFNGEWEVVSIGELLEFKNGLNKAKEYFGQGTPIINYMDIFRHSGLMESNIKGKVTLNKSEIRRFDVQKGDVFFTRTSETVNEIGISSVLEENIGDGVFSGFILRGRPINNRLSLKFKRYCFRSEPVRKQIVAMATYTTRALTNGRQLSKVKLPVPPSDTEQKAIAQILSDMDRELQTLRQKREKYVQIKQGMMQELLTGRVRLV; encoded by the coding sequence ATGGAGTTAATTGCTGAAAAAATGAAAGGGGTGAAGCAAACAGAGATTGGGTTGATTCCCAAGGATTGGGAAGTTAAAGTTATAGATCAATTGACTTATCGGGTTGGTGATGGTATTCATGCAACCCCTAATTATGACGAATCGGGATCGTACTATTTCATTAATGGAAATAATCTTTCGAAGGGTAAAATATTCGTTAATGAAAACACAAAGAAAGTATCAGAAGATGAGTTTGAAATTCACAAACGTGATTTATCCGATTCAACAATACTTCTATCGATAAATGGGACAATTGGAAATGTAGCGTTTTACCGAAATGAACCAGTCTTGCTGGGTAAAAGCGCAGCATATTTGAATGTATCTCCTAATGCAAAAAAGGAATATCTGTTTTATCAGCTTCAGACAGAATACGTTCAGGAATACTTCTACAATAATTTAACAGGTACGACAATTAAAAATTTGGGATTGGGAGCAATCCGAAGCACTCCAATCCCTCTCCCCCCAACCCTCGCCGAACAACAAGCCATTGCCTCGGCCCTCAGCGATGTGGATGAGCTGATCCGCTCTCTCGACGGACTGATCCAAAAAAAACAGGCCATCAAAAAAGGCACCATGCAGCAGCTCCTTACTGGTAAAAAACGCCTGCCTGGGTTTAATGGGGAATGGGAGGTCGTTAGTATTGGTGAACTACTTGAATTTAAGAATGGTCTAAATAAAGCCAAGGAGTACTTTGGACAGGGAACTCCAATCATCAATTATATGGATATTTTTAGGCATTCTGGATTGATGGAGAGCAATATAAAAGGAAAAGTAACCTTGAATAAAAGTGAAATCCGAAGATTCGATGTCCAAAAAGGTGATGTCTTTTTTACAAGAACTTCTGAGACTGTCAATGAAATTGGTATTTCAAGTGTACTTGAAGAGAATATTGGGGATGGAGTTTTTAGTGGTTTCATTTTAAGAGGTAGACCAATAAATAATCGCTTGAGTTTAAAGTTTAAACGTTATTGCTTTAGGTCTGAGCCAGTACGAAAACAAATTGTTGCTATGGCGACTTATACCACAAGGGCATTAACAAATGGTCGCCAATTGTCGAAAGTTAAACTTCCAGTTCCCCCGAGTGATACCGAACAAAAAGCCATTGCCCAAATCCTGTCCGACATGGACCGTGAACTCCAAACCCTCCGCCAAAAGCGGGAGAAGTACGTACAGATTAAACAGGGGATGATGCAGGAGTTGTTGACGGGGAGGGTGAGGTTGGTGTGA